The Mercurialis annua linkage group LG2, ddMerAnnu1.2, whole genome shotgun sequence genome contains a region encoding:
- the LOC126667429 gene encoding GDSL esterase/lipase At5g55050-like, whose protein sequence is MAFNASPLIITFFFIIFNFLSSKCSSNGNPTVPAVFVFGDSLVDVGNNNYLPFSIAKADFPFNGIDFQSKKPTGRFSNGKNAADFLAEKLGLPTSPPYLSLLLKKSKGSFLNGVNFASGASGILSGTGLSLGIVIPLTKQVDYYTTRVYKDLVQKLGSYGTNKLLSKSLFVTVTGSNDLLSYSRSSGLRKKNTPQQYVDSMTLTMKTQIKRLYAYGARKFLFPGLANVGCAPSQRLKSKAEECNEEVNSLCAKYNEGLKLMLQQLKSELRDINYSYFDTYTVLQNIIQKPAAYGFTEVKAACCGLGKLNAEIPCIPVSTYCSDRSNHVFWDMVHPTEATDRVLVNTIFDNQSQYIYPLNMRQLIAA, encoded by the exons atGGCTTTCAATGCTTCGCCATTGATTATCACATTCTTCttcattattttcaatttcttgAGCTCCAAATGTTCATCAAATGGTAATCCAACGGTGCCAGCAGTGTTTGTTTTTGGCGATTCATTGGTTGATGTTGGTAACAACAACTATCTTCCATTTTCCATAGCCAAAGCAGATTTTCCTTTTAATGGGATCGATTTTCAGTCAAAAAAGCCAACAGGAAGGTTTAGTAATGGCAAAAATGCTGCAGATTTTCTTG CTGAGAAATTGGGTTTGCCTACTTCACCACCATATCTGTCCTTGTTACTCAAAAAGAGCAAAGGTTCATTTCTCAATGGAGTAAATTTTGCCTCGGGAGCTTCAGGAATCCTCAGTGGCACAGGACTCTCTCTT GGAATAGTAATACCTTTGACAAAACAAGTGGATTATTACACAACAAGAGTGTATAAAGATTTGGTGCAAAAGCTGGGATCTTATGGTACCAATAAGCTTTTATCCAAATCTCTATTTGTCACTGTAACTGGTAGCAACGACCTTTTAAGTTACTCTCGTTCCTCTGGTCTCCGCAAGAAGAACACTCCACAACAGTATGTAGATTCCATGACTCTCACGATGAAAACCCAGATTAAG AGATTATACGCATATGGAGCACGTAAATTTTTGTTCCCAGGACTGGCAAATGTGGGATGTGCTCCATCGCAAAGGCTTAAGAGCAAAGCAGAAGAATGCAATGAAGAAGTTAATTCTTTGTGTGCCAAGTACAATGAAGGTCTCAAGTTGATGTTGCAACAGCTTAAATCAGAGCTTCGGGATATTAACTATTCCTACTTTGATACTTACACTGTCTTGCAAAACATTATACAGAAACCAGCTGCTTATG GATTTACCGAGGTTAAAGCAGCTTGTTGTGGGCTTGGAAAGCTGAATGCTGAAATTCCCTGCATTCCAGTTTCAACCTATTGCTCTGACAGAAGCAATCATGTCTTCTGGGATATGGTTCATCCAACAGAGGCAACTGATCGTGTTCTCGTGAACACCATCTTCGACAATCAATCGCAGTATATATATCCCTTGAATATGAGGCAGCTAATTGCAGCTTAA